In a genomic window of Epinephelus lanceolatus isolate andai-2023 chromosome 3, ASM4190304v1, whole genome shotgun sequence:
- the pane1 gene encoding centromere protein M isoform X1 — protein sequence MSVLKPFSKLPGLKTANILLVESEEQFQQSLADALVEETAVTVNVRLAKSLPLPMKNDESRPRIDLVVFIINLASELSFQSAEASLKYLDPGYFLGKVCFMVTNARNASVPTEHMDAVRKLAASLHCPLLFAEDQTPDGVTNAADRLLTILKVAAGLVPMATTLYLSNLTRCTVPPDIDQPSFD from the exons ATGTCGGTGTTGAAGCCGTTTAGTAAGCTGCCTGGTTTGAAGACAGCGAACATCTTG CTGGTGGAGAGCGAGGAGCAGTTTCAGCAGAGTTTAGCAGACGCTCTAGTGGAGGAGACTGCTGTCACTGTGAATGT GAGACTAGCTAAGAGTCTGCCTCTGCCCATGAAGAATGATGAGAGCCGTCCAAGGATAGACCTGGTGGTGTTTATCATCAACCTGGCCTCAGAGCTCAG TTTCCAGTCAGCAGAAGCTTCCCTGAAATATTTAGACCCTGGATATTTCCTTGGAAAAGTCTGCTTCATGGTCACTAATG CTCGTAATGCTTCAGTCCCCACAGAGCACATGGACGCTGTCAGAAAACTGGCTGCATCCCTGCACTGCCCCTTGCTGTTTGCAGAGGATCAG ACACCAGACGGTGTGACCAATGCTGCAGACAGGCTGCTGACCATCCTGAAGGTGGCAGCCGGCCTTGTTCCCATGGCTACCACTCTCTACCTGTCCAACCTGACTCGCTGCACCGTGCCCCCAGACATCGACCAGCCAAGCTTCGATTAG
- the pane1 gene encoding centromere protein M isoform X3: MTTPVCYISVTVTIISLLVPIRRLAKSLPLPMKNDESRPRIDLVVFIINLASELSFQSAEASLKYLDPGYFLGKVCFMVTNARNASVPTEHMDAVRKLAASLHCPLLFAEDQTPDGVTNAADRLLTILKVAAGLVPMATTLYLSNLTRCTVPPDIDQPSFD; this comes from the exons ATGACCACCCCTGTTTGCTACATATCAGTGACAGTGACCATAATCAGCCTATTGGTACCCATCAGGAGACTAGCTAAGAGTCTGCCTCTGCCCATGAAGAATGATGAGAGCCGTCCAAGGATAGACCTGGTGGTGTTTATCATCAACCTGGCCTCAGAGCTCAG TTTCCAGTCAGCAGAAGCTTCCCTGAAATATTTAGACCCTGGATATTTCCTTGGAAAAGTCTGCTTCATGGTCACTAATG CTCGTAATGCTTCAGTCCCCACAGAGCACATGGACGCTGTCAGAAAACTGGCTGCATCCCTGCACTGCCCCTTGCTGTTTGCAGAGGATCAG ACACCAGACGGTGTGACCAATGCTGCAGACAGGCTGCTGACCATCCTGAAGGTGGCAGCCGGCCTTGTTCCCATGGCTACCACTCTCTACCTGTCCAACCTGACTCGCTGCACCGTGCCCCCAGACATCGACCAGCCAAGCTTCGATTAG
- the pane1 gene encoding centromere protein M isoform X2: MSVLKPFSKLPGLKTANILLVESEEQFQQSLADALVEETAVTVNVRLAKSLPLPMKNDESRPRIDLVVFIINLASELSFQSAEASLKYLDPGYFLGKVCFMVTNVPTEHMDAVRKLAASLHCPLLFAEDQTPDGVTNAADRLLTILKVAAGLVPMATTLYLSNLTRCTVPPDIDQPSFD; this comes from the exons ATGTCGGTGTTGAAGCCGTTTAGTAAGCTGCCTGGTTTGAAGACAGCGAACATCTTG CTGGTGGAGAGCGAGGAGCAGTTTCAGCAGAGTTTAGCAGACGCTCTAGTGGAGGAGACTGCTGTCACTGTGAATGT GAGACTAGCTAAGAGTCTGCCTCTGCCCATGAAGAATGATGAGAGCCGTCCAAGGATAGACCTGGTGGTGTTTATCATCAACCTGGCCTCAGAGCTCAG TTTCCAGTCAGCAGAAGCTTCCCTGAAATATTTAGACCCTGGATATTTCCTTGGAAAAGTCTGCTTCATGGTCACTAATG TCCCCACAGAGCACATGGACGCTGTCAGAAAACTGGCTGCATCCCTGCACTGCCCCTTGCTGTTTGCAGAGGATCAG ACACCAGACGGTGTGACCAATGCTGCAGACAGGCTGCTGACCATCCTGAAGGTGGCAGCCGGCCTTGTTCCCATGGCTACCACTCTCTACCTGTCCAACCTGACTCGCTGCACCGTGCCCCCAGACATCGACCAGCCAAGCTTCGATTAG
- the LOC117255134 gene encoding putative RNA-binding protein Luc7-like 1 isoform X1 gives MSAQAQMRAMLDQLMGTGRDGDTMRQRIKFTDERVCKSHLLDSCPHDILSGTRMDLGECMKVHDLALRADYEIASKEQEYFFELDAAEHLQSFIADCDRRTELAKKRLAETQDEISAEVAAKAERVHELNEEIGKMLARAEQLGSEGNVDEAQQLLEMVEKTRGLKKEAEDVYRNSMPASSFQQQKLRVCEVCSAYLGLHDNDRRLADHFGGKLHLGFIEIREKLEKLRKAVIEKQERMRMRRREEREREDERERQWELEREREREREREREREREWERERERERERRRSRSRSGDRYTRDGGTSSSHRSRRHRSSRSREEGGDRDRERERKHRHKDRHRSRSHSHRRKRKRSSRDRSSHTRDKEPSPSQERCGEGWREDKAECGDWEDKERSPSSNTAKGRERERSLSYERDRRSSSEERESGEI, from the exons atgtCGGCCCAGGCACAGATGCGAGCGATGCTGGACCAGCTCATGGGGACGGGGAGAGACG gaGATACCATGCGGCAGAGAATCAAATTCACAGATGAACGAGTCTGCAAAAGTCACCTCCTAGATTCATGTCCTCATGATATTTTGTCTGGCACC AGAATGGATCTGGGAGAGTGTATGAAAGTCCATGACTTGGCCCTCAGAGCAGACTACGAGATTGCCTCTAAGGAGCAGGAGTACTTCTTCGAACTTGAT GCTGCTGAGCACCTTCAGTCTTTCATCGCTGATTGCGACCGCAGGACTGAGCTGGCCAAGAAGAGACTAGCCGAGACGCAGGATGAGATCAGCgctgaagtggctgcaaag GCTGAACGTGTCCACGAGCTGAACGAAGAGATCGGGAAGATGTTGGCCCGGGCGGAGCAGCTCGGGAGTGAGGGGAACGTAGATGAAGCCCAGCAACTGCTGGAAATGGTGGAGAAGACTCGGGGCTTAAAGAAAGAAGCAGAG GATGTGTACAGAAACTCGATGCCAGCATCCagctttcaacaacaaaaactaagGGTGTGCGAGGTGTGCTCTGCCTACTTGGGTCTTCATGACAACGATCGTCGTCTAGCTGACCACTTTGGGGGCAAACTGCACCTCGGCTTCATTGAAATCCGCGAGAAGCTTGAAAAGCTTAGG AAAGCAGTTATAGAGAAACAAGAAAGAATGCGAATGAGAAGACGAGAGGAACGGGAAAGAGAAGACGAAAGGGAGCGGCAATGGGAGTTGGAGCGGGAACGGGAAAGAGAGCGGGAACGAGAACGGGAAAGAGAGCGAGaatgggagagagaaagagaaagggaaagGGAGCGCAGAAG GTCGAGATCCAGAAGTGGAGATCGATATACAAG GGACGGAGGCACTTCATCCTCCCATCGTTCAAGACGCCACCGCTCCTCTCGTTCCAGAGAAGAAGGCGGAGATCGGGatcgggagagagagaggaaacatCGACACAAGGACAGGCATCGCTCACGCTCCCACTCTCACAGGCGCAAAAGAAAGAG GTCCTCTAGAGACAGATCATCTCACACCCGTGACAAAGAGCCCTCACCATCCCAGGAGAGGTGTGGAGAGGGATGGCGCGAGGACAAGGCGGAGTGCGGAGACTGGGAGGACAAGGAGAGGTCTCCCTCTTCAAACACAGCCAAGGGAAGGGAACGAGAGAGATCCCTGTCGTACGAGCGGGACAGACGCTCCAGCTCTGAGGAGCGAGAGTCTGGGGAGATATGA
- the LOC117255134 gene encoding putative RNA-binding protein Luc7-like 1 isoform X2 produces the protein MRQRIKFTDERVCKSHLLDSCPHDILSGTRMDLGECMKVHDLALRADYEIASKEQEYFFELDAAEHLQSFIADCDRRTELAKKRLAETQDEISAEVAAKAERVHELNEEIGKMLARAEQLGSEGNVDEAQQLLEMVEKTRGLKKEAEDVYRNSMPASSFQQQKLRVCEVCSAYLGLHDNDRRLADHFGGKLHLGFIEIREKLEKLRKAVIEKQERMRMRRREEREREDERERQWELEREREREREREREREREWERERERERERRRSRSRSGDRYTRDGGTSSSHRSRRHRSSRSREEGGDRDRERERKHRHKDRHRSRSHSHRRKRKRSSRDRSSHTRDKEPSPSQERCGEGWREDKAECGDWEDKERSPSSNTAKGRERERSLSYERDRRSSSEERESGEI, from the exons ATGCGGCAGAGAATCAAATTCACAGATGAACGAGTCTGCAAAAGTCACCTCCTAGATTCATGTCCTCATGATATTTTGTCTGGCACC AGAATGGATCTGGGAGAGTGTATGAAAGTCCATGACTTGGCCCTCAGAGCAGACTACGAGATTGCCTCTAAGGAGCAGGAGTACTTCTTCGAACTTGAT GCTGCTGAGCACCTTCAGTCTTTCATCGCTGATTGCGACCGCAGGACTGAGCTGGCCAAGAAGAGACTAGCCGAGACGCAGGATGAGATCAGCgctgaagtggctgcaaag GCTGAACGTGTCCACGAGCTGAACGAAGAGATCGGGAAGATGTTGGCCCGGGCGGAGCAGCTCGGGAGTGAGGGGAACGTAGATGAAGCCCAGCAACTGCTGGAAATGGTGGAGAAGACTCGGGGCTTAAAGAAAGAAGCAGAG GATGTGTACAGAAACTCGATGCCAGCATCCagctttcaacaacaaaaactaagGGTGTGCGAGGTGTGCTCTGCCTACTTGGGTCTTCATGACAACGATCGTCGTCTAGCTGACCACTTTGGGGGCAAACTGCACCTCGGCTTCATTGAAATCCGCGAGAAGCTTGAAAAGCTTAGG AAAGCAGTTATAGAGAAACAAGAAAGAATGCGAATGAGAAGACGAGAGGAACGGGAAAGAGAAGACGAAAGGGAGCGGCAATGGGAGTTGGAGCGGGAACGGGAAAGAGAGCGGGAACGAGAACGGGAAAGAGAGCGAGaatgggagagagaaagagaaagggaaagGGAGCGCAGAAG GTCGAGATCCAGAAGTGGAGATCGATATACAAG GGACGGAGGCACTTCATCCTCCCATCGTTCAAGACGCCACCGCTCCTCTCGTTCCAGAGAAGAAGGCGGAGATCGGGatcgggagagagagaggaaacatCGACACAAGGACAGGCATCGCTCACGCTCCCACTCTCACAGGCGCAAAAGAAAGAG GTCCTCTAGAGACAGATCATCTCACACCCGTGACAAAGAGCCCTCACCATCCCAGGAGAGGTGTGGAGAGGGATGGCGCGAGGACAAGGCGGAGTGCGGAGACTGGGAGGACAAGGAGAGGTCTCCCTCTTCAAACACAGCCAAGGGAAGGGAACGAGAGAGATCCCTGTCGTACGAGCGGGACAGACGCTCCAGCTCTGAGGAGCGAGAGTCTGGGGAGATATGA
- the smdt1b gene encoding single-pass membrane protein with aspartate-rich tail 1b, translating to MATSMLRLPLRHLAKNAAIMSRNTGSKTSYISRTTQSRTVVSTPSGAILPKPDKTPFGLIRMTAVVVPFLYVGTLISKNFAALLEEHDIFVPEDDDDDD from the exons ATGGCGACCAGTATGCTGCGGCTTCCGTTGCGACATCTCGCCAAAAATGCGGCGATAATGAGCCGTAACACCGGCTCGAAAACATCGTACATATCCAGGACGACTCAAAGTAGGACCGTAGTATCAACGCCGTCGGGGGCAATCTTACCGAAACCGGATAAA ACACCGTTTGGTCTTATCCGCATGACAGCAGTGGTGGTGCCTTTCCTGTATGTGGGAACACTTATCAGCAAGAACTTTGCCGCTCTCTTAGAGGAGCATGACATCTTTGTCCCTGAGGACGATGACGACGATGACTGA